In the genome of Desulfovibrio desulfuricans, one region contains:
- the purE gene encoding 5-(carboxyamino)imidazole ribonucleotide mutase yields MPQVVILMGSKSDEEKVSPCVDVLKSLGVSFFITVSSAHRTPDRTEELVRRHEAEGARVFICAAGMAAHLAGAVAARTTRPVIGIPVSSAALCGMDALFATVQMPPGFPVATVATDKAGARNAAWLAAQILAVSDPELNERIAEARVKMREDVEKAGDEISRKYA; encoded by the coding sequence ATGCCGCAAGTGGTCATCCTGATGGGTTCAAAGTCGGATGAGGAAAAGGTCAGCCCATGCGTCGACGTTCTTAAAAGCCTGGGTGTGAGCTTTTTTATTACCGTAAGCTCCGCTCACCGCACCCCCGACCGCACCGAAGAACTGGTGCGCCGCCACGAGGCCGAGGGCGCGCGCGTGTTTATCTGCGCCGCCGGCATGGCCGCGCATCTGGCGGGGGCTGTGGCTGCCCGCACCACGCGCCCGGTCATTGGCATCCCCGTTTCCAGCGCCGCGCTGTGCGGCATGGACGCGCTGTTTGCCACGGTGCAGATGCCTCCTGGCTTCCCGGTCGCCACTGTTGCCACCGACAAGGCCGGGGCCCGCAACGCAGCATGGCTGGCCGCACAGATTCTGGCCGTGTCCGACCCCGAACTCAACGAACGCATCGCCGAGGCCCGCGTCAAGATGCGCGAAGACGTCGAAAAAGCCGGGGACGAAATAAGCCGCAAGTACGCATAA
- the purD gene encoding phosphoribosylamine--glycine ligase: MRILVIGSGGREHALVWKILQSPEVRAVFVAPGNGGTSSEGAVNVPIAVDDLDGLLAFARKEHIDLVIPGPELPLTLGVVDRMREAGIPSFGPDAYGARLEGSKAFAKEIMNRANVPTAHCAVFSDAQAARDHINKVGAPLVIKADGLAAGKGVIIAQTLREALDAIDEIMTQRAFGDAGNLVVVEECLVGEEASFLCVCDGVRAVPLPSAQDHKRVFDNDEGPNTGGMGAYSPAPVLPDSMLEEMADLTVRPILRELALDGHPFVGVLYAGLMMTAQGPKVLEYNVRFGDPECQPLLMRLDGDLPAIMMAAVRGKLDPASLGQTSQTALGVVITAKGYPGSYAKGLPIEGIEDADSVPGVKVFHSGTAIKDGSLVSNGGRVLCVTALGDSLAEAKKTAYAGVAKVRMQGGFNRTDIGEKGIRRLAGK, encoded by the coding sequence ATGCGCATCCTTGTGATCGGCTCTGGCGGCCGCGAACACGCCCTGGTCTGGAAAATTTTGCAAAGCCCTGAAGTGCGCGCCGTGTTTGTGGCGCCCGGCAACGGCGGCACCAGCAGCGAGGGGGCCGTAAACGTGCCCATCGCTGTGGACGACCTGGACGGCCTGCTGGCTTTTGCCCGCAAGGAGCATATCGACCTCGTCATTCCCGGTCCGGAGCTGCCCCTGACGCTTGGCGTGGTCGACCGCATGCGCGAGGCGGGCATTCCCAGCTTTGGGCCCGACGCCTACGGCGCGCGGCTTGAGGGCAGCAAGGCCTTTGCCAAGGAAATCATGAACCGCGCCAACGTGCCCACCGCCCACTGCGCGGTGTTCAGCGATGCGCAGGCGGCGCGCGACCACATCAACAAGGTGGGCGCGCCTCTGGTTATCAAGGCCGACGGCCTTGCGGCGGGCAAGGGCGTGATCATCGCCCAGACCCTACGTGAAGCGCTGGACGCCATCGACGAAATCATGACCCAGCGCGCCTTTGGCGATGCGGGCAATCTGGTGGTGGTTGAGGAATGCCTGGTGGGCGAAGAGGCCTCCTTTCTCTGCGTGTGCGACGGCGTGCGCGCCGTGCCCCTGCCCTCTGCCCAGGATCACAAGCGCGTCTTTGACAACGACGAAGGCCCCAACACGGGCGGCATGGGCGCATACAGCCCGGCCCCGGTGCTGCCCGACAGCATGCTGGAAGAAATGGCCGACCTCACCGTGCGGCCCATCCTGCGCGAGCTGGCCCTGGACGGCCACCCCTTTGTGGGCGTGCTGTACGCCGGGCTGATGATGACCGCCCAGGGCCCCAAGGTGCTGGAGTACAACGTGCGCTTTGGCGACCCCGAATGCCAGCCCCTGCTCATGCGCCTTGACGGCGACCTGCCCGCCATCATGATGGCCGCCGTGCGCGGCAAGCTTGACCCCGCAAGCCTCGGCCAGACCAGCCAGACCGCATTGGGCGTGGTGATAACGGCCAAGGGCTACCCCGGCTCGTACGCCAAGGGCCTGCCTATCGAAGGTATTGAAGACGCCGACAGCGTGCCCGGAGTCAAGGTTTTTCACAGTGGAACCGCCATCAAGGACGGCTCGCTCGTGTCCAACGGCGGGCGCGTGCTGTGCGTCACCGCTCTGGGCGACAGCCTGGCCGAAGCCAAAAAGACCGCCTATGCCGGTGTTGCCAAAGTTCGCATGCAGGGCGGGTTTAACCGTACCGACATTGGCGAAAAGGGCATCCGCCGTCTTGCAGGTAAATAA
- a CDS encoding FG-GAP repeat domain-containing protein — protein MKFAMRLTFSVCLLLVAVAAGAVSAAAKSAVVLPFTVNAPQSYAYLSKAVPATIQGRLDRPGMLEARAGQAKASSQAEAQQALRSSGADNAIWGSVNVMGNECTVVVNSVDKSGQTWSKSAQGPVSELTNSVQNLTAAMSQEVFGMSGAVRTPGSTASSSPRGATANSDIVTNETGQQKVYLNPQFRYQGAGAEDGSRLRTQRLPYNMVDMAVGDFNGDGKNEVAILSDHDLRIYSWPANGQLKLLAETTVSRSNNNFSMRAIDLNRDRCMALVITTTEDTSNRPYSYIYSFKGNKLTTIAERIPYFVSVMRVPPTYAPTLVGQAWDSLKLFAPGVRIMTKQDGKYTMGTRIDLPTGATVFNCVWLPGGKSGKGEQLVMLTDDERIKLFQGMSNNLVHTTMERYSGSATGMDHYKGMPGLGIDKNYQLPSKYYAPMRLIAADIGNTGDYTLIVNKPISTAAQFFDRYRFFPQGEVHALYWDGVGLGLKWKTRRIRGSVAEVDLGDVNNNGILDLVVGLNTSPDLGIGSRQCMITAYPLDVSATNPNVPADLSDFEVSPN, from the coding sequence ATGAAATTCGCCATGCGACTGACTTTTTCGGTCTGCCTGCTGCTCGTGGCCGTTGCTGCGGGCGCCGTCAGCGCCGCAGCAAAAAGCGCTGTGGTATTGCCGTTTACGGTCAATGCCCCCCAGAGCTACGCCTATCTTTCCAAGGCCGTACCGGCCACCATACAGGGCCGTCTTGACCGGCCCGGCATGCTCGAAGCCCGCGCCGGACAGGCCAAGGCCTCCAGTCAGGCAGAAGCCCAGCAGGCGCTGCGCTCCTCCGGGGCGGACAACGCCATCTGGGGTTCTGTAAACGTCATGGGCAACGAATGCACGGTTGTTGTCAACAGCGTCGACAAGTCCGGTCAGACCTGGAGCAAGTCCGCCCAGGGCCCGGTGAGCGAGCTGACCAACAGCGTGCAGAACCTGACCGCAGCCATGAGCCAGGAAGTTTTTGGCATGTCAGGCGCAGTGCGCACCCCCGGTTCCACCGCCTCCTCCTCGCCGCGCGGCGCCACGGCCAACAGCGACATCGTTACCAACGAAACCGGCCAGCAAAAGGTCTACCTGAACCCGCAGTTCCGCTATCAGGGCGCTGGCGCTGAAGACGGTTCGCGCCTGCGCACCCAGCGCTTGCCCTACAACATGGTCGATATGGCCGTGGGCGACTTTAACGGCGACGGCAAAAACGAAGTCGCCATTCTGAGCGACCACGACCTGCGCATCTACTCCTGGCCCGCCAACGGACAGCTCAAGCTGCTGGCCGAGACGACCGTCTCGCGCTCCAACAACAACTTCTCCATGCGCGCCATCGACCTCAACCGCGACCGCTGCATGGCCCTGGTGATCACCACCACGGAAGACACGTCCAACCGCCCCTACTCGTACATTTACAGTTTCAAGGGCAACAAGCTCACGACCATTGCCGAGCGTATTCCCTATTTTGTGAGCGTCATGCGCGTGCCCCCCACCTACGCCCCCACCCTTGTGGGCCAGGCCTGGGACTCGCTCAAGCTCTTTGCCCCCGGCGTGCGCATCATGACCAAGCAGGACGGCAAGTATACGATGGGCACCCGCATTGACCTGCCCACGGGCGCTACCGTTTTTAACTGCGTATGGCTGCCCGGCGGCAAAAGCGGCAAGGGCGAGCAGCTCGTCATGCTGACCGACGACGAGCGCATCAAGCTCTTCCAGGGCATGAGCAACAACCTTGTGCATACCACCATGGAGCGCTACTCCGGCTCCGCCACCGGCATGGACCACTACAAGGGCATGCCCGGCCTTGGCATTGACAAAAACTATCAGCTGCCCAGCAAGTATTACGCCCCCATGCGTCTTATCGCCGCCGACATCGGCAACACCGGCGACTATACGCTGATCGTCAACAAGCCCATTTCTACTGCTGCGCAGTTCTTTGACCGCTACCGCTTCTTCCCGCAGGGTGAAGTTCACGCCCTGTACTGGGACGGCGTGGGCCTCGGCCTCAAGTGGAAGACCCGCCGCATCCGTGGCTCCGTGGCCGAAGTTGACCTCGGCGACGTGAACAACAACGGCATCCTTGACCTTGTTGTGGGCCTCAACACCTCGCCTGATCTTGGCATTGGCAGCCGCCAGTGCATGATCACCGCCTATCCCCTGGACGTTTCGGCCACCAACCCCAACGTGCCTGCGGACCTGAGCGACTTTGAAGTAAGCCCCAACTAG